Proteins co-encoded in one Hypanus sabinus isolate sHypSab1 chromosome 6, sHypSab1.hap1, whole genome shotgun sequence genomic window:
- the LOC132395071 gene encoding small integral membrane protein 12-like produces MWPILWSAIRMYAPYITFPVAFVVGTVGYNIEWFIRGNQQQPVEEKSIFELREERRLAEIMNKDCTQVLSLKDKLEFAPKAVLNRNRTDTSNRS; encoded by the coding sequence ATGTGGCCTATTTTGTGGAGTGCCATTCGTATGTATGCTCCCTATATAACCTTTCCGGTGGCTTTTGTTGTCGGGACAGTGGGCTACAATATAGAGTGGTTTATTCGTGGGAACCAACAACAGCCGGTTGAGGAGAAGAGCATTTTTGAATTGCGTGAAGAGAGGAGGCTGGCTGAGATTATGAATAAAGACTGCACCCAAGTTCTAAGCTTGAAAGATAAACTTGAGTTCGCCCCGAAGGCAGTGCTGAACCGGAATCGGACAGACACAAGCAATCGTAGCTAG
- the pex19 gene encoding peroxisomal biogenesis factor 19, translating into MAEGGEEDPELQEILESALSDFDSTSPPSQPAHPNPAAAQKPPAAATTEPLFSAQDRFFQELFDSELAAQASAEFDNAMKELAGQEPQLVEQFHKLSEIVGRVGTDPASQQEFTSCLQQTLSGLAKNASDLQGSELSEEELAQAMDGLGLGDGDSEAGLVPIMQGIVQGLLSKEVLYPSVKEIADKYPEWLESHRPLLPEEELQRFQQQHRLMGRICAEFEAERDGEPEDRKNARFETILDLMQQLQELGSPPKELAEVLPGLNIDLDSTNLSESAAMGSEQCLVM; encoded by the exons ATGGCGGAGGGCGGAGAGGAGGACCCGGAGCTGCAGGAGATTCTGGAGA GCGCTCTCAGTGATTTTGACAGTACCAGTCCACCCTCGCAGCCTGCTCACCCCAACCCAGCGGCAGCTCAGAAACCCCCAGCAGCGGCCACAACT GAGCCTCTGTTCTCGGCACAGGACCGCTTTTTCCAGGAGCTCTTTGACTCGGAACTGGCGGCTCAGGCTTCAGCAGAGTTCGACAATGCTATGAAGGAGTTGGCAGGACAGGAGCCACAGCTCGTTGAACAGTTCCATAAGCTGTCTGAGATCGTGGGCAGGGTCG GAACTGACCCGGCTTCGCAGCAAGAATTTACTTCCTGTTTACAGCAAACACTCAGCGGATTGGCTAAGAATGCAAGTGACCTTCAG GGCTCAGAGCTGTCAGAAGAGGAGCTGGCTCAGGCCATGGATGGCCTGGGTCTGGGTGACGGTGATTCGGAGGCCGGCCTGGTCCCTATCATGCAGGGCATCGTGCAGGGCCTGTTGTCCAAGGAGGTGCTTTACCCATCCGTGAAGGAGATTGCTGACAAG TACCCGGAGTGGCTGGAGTCACACCGCCCCTTGCTGCCGGAGGAGGAGCTGCAGAGGTTTCAGCAGCAGCACAGGCTGATGGGAAGGATCTGCGCAGAGTTCGAGGCAGAGCGGGATGGAGAGCCAGAGGATAGGAAGAACGCTCGCTTTGAGACCATCCTGGACCTCATGCAGCAA CTTCAAGAGCTCGGATCACCGCCTAAGGAGCTCGCAGAAGTG CTTCCAGGACTGAACATCGATCTGGACAGCACAAACTTGTCGGAGAGCGCGGCCATGGGGAGTGAGCAGTGCTTGGTCATGTGA